The following proteins are co-located in the Polystyrenella longa genome:
- a CDS encoding zinc-dependent metalloprotease encodes MISARRHMLPMLIAATCLLGSYSTVHAEEAKSKFETLTTAKGMKHVSGMWDIYYSEEKMLVHLKSTHLNKDYLFLTSIARGISEGAVLGGMSWGFGDDVLWSFKKVGEKIHVLRRNVRFKADPKTPEAEAVKLAYSDSVLYALPILETEKGGDLVDMSKIFMSDDQGIGRSLGAGFRFASDRSTWSSIKAFPHNVELQVAAVYSGIGREFDTVPDARGVQINVHYSISELPKSSYKPRVADDRVGYFLTVHKNFSKNPEERHFVRYINRWNLEKEAPDAKRSLPKKPIVFHMEKTIPKHLRPIVRGGILEWNKAFEKIGFDSAIQVVQQSEDETWDPEDVRYNTFRWITAEAGFAMGPSRVNPLTGEILDADIIFDASFLRYWQMRYELFSAESARELMGRNLPPSVVNRWNQRQETILPNNLAVKLEPLRQYQESLSSHSHEMGNHSCYYCNGMQQQMGFAAAVLMAQEDKDKDKEGEKKDELPEEFLEQALKEVVMHEVGHTLGLRHNFKASSWKTLEELSNKEAGHENGIVASVMDYAPANIAPDKESQGLYYTTTLGPYDEWAIEYGYKVDADDKELPKIAARGHEEGLEYATDEDTTYYNSDPLTNRFDLGKDPLQYVTRQMKLTSDLIPKVIERASEDGESYQRVRTAFNMLFSEYWRSAIFAARYVGGIYVHRDHKGDSERPPFKVVEAEKQREAMALLMESVFDSPTYDSKVLNYLGPSRWRHWGTNDLNRLDYPIHDQVAVMQKQILMHLLGGLTLSRLYENETKVAPEEAIYSVSEHLQLMVDGIFSEWKAAEAEGEFNIRAPYIDSFRRNIQRQTLKELIYLVNQGLETPDETLSDFMERLSFASEVPEEARTLARIHLQKLDEQITATLGNDKLKLDDYSRAHLQDSQLRIRQVLNSTFTIPSVN; translated from the coding sequence ATGATTTCTGCCCGAAGACATATGCTACCGATGCTGATTGCAGCAACCTGCTTGCTGGGATCTTACTCGACGGTTCACGCCGAAGAAGCGAAATCAAAATTTGAGACATTAACCACTGCTAAGGGGATGAAACATGTCTCCGGCATGTGGGATATTTACTACAGCGAAGAGAAGATGCTGGTGCATCTCAAATCGACCCACCTGAATAAGGACTACCTTTTCCTGACCTCCATCGCCCGGGGGATCAGCGAAGGGGCTGTTCTGGGAGGTATGAGTTGGGGCTTTGGAGACGACGTTCTCTGGAGCTTTAAAAAGGTCGGAGAAAAAATCCACGTCCTGCGTCGCAATGTCCGGTTCAAAGCGGATCCGAAAACACCTGAGGCAGAAGCGGTCAAACTTGCTTACAGCGACAGTGTGCTGTATGCCCTGCCTATTCTGGAGACGGAAAAGGGGGGCGACCTGGTCGACATGTCCAAGATTTTCATGAGTGATGACCAGGGTATTGGACGTTCGTTAGGGGCCGGATTTCGATTTGCTTCGGATCGTTCTACCTGGTCTAGTATCAAAGCATTTCCTCACAATGTTGAATTGCAGGTGGCCGCCGTGTATTCGGGAATCGGGCGCGAATTTGATACAGTTCCCGATGCTCGGGGTGTTCAGATCAATGTCCATTACAGCATCAGTGAACTGCCGAAATCATCCTACAAACCACGCGTAGCGGACGATCGGGTGGGTTACTTCCTGACTGTGCATAAGAACTTTTCCAAGAACCCCGAAGAACGTCATTTCGTGCGTTACATCAATCGCTGGAACTTGGAAAAAGAAGCTCCCGATGCGAAACGATCTTTACCTAAGAAGCCGATCGTCTTCCATATGGAGAAAACCATTCCCAAACATCTGCGTCCGATTGTGCGAGGTGGGATTCTGGAATGGAACAAAGCATTTGAAAAGATTGGTTTCGATAGTGCGATTCAAGTCGTTCAGCAAAGTGAAGATGAAACATGGGACCCAGAAGATGTTCGCTATAACACCTTTCGCTGGATCACGGCGGAAGCCGGGTTTGCGATGGGCCCCTCCCGTGTGAACCCGCTTACGGGTGAAATTCTTGATGCGGATATTATTTTTGACGCCAGCTTCCTGCGATACTGGCAAATGCGTTACGAACTCTTCTCGGCGGAATCGGCCCGGGAACTGATGGGTAGAAACTTACCGCCCAGCGTGGTCAATCGCTGGAATCAGCGGCAGGAAACCATTCTGCCAAACAATCTGGCTGTCAAACTCGAGCCGCTGCGTCAATACCAGGAATCTCTTTCGAGCCATTCGCACGAAATGGGAAATCATTCCTGTTACTACTGCAATGGTATGCAGCAACAGATGGGCTTTGCCGCTGCCGTACTAATGGCACAAGAAGATAAAGACAAAGACAAAGAAGGCGAAAAGAAGGACGAACTGCCGGAAGAGTTTCTGGAGCAGGCATTGAAAGAAGTGGTTATGCACGAAGTGGGTCACACCCTGGGATTGCGGCATAACTTCAAGGCGAGTAGCTGGAAGACTTTGGAAGAACTGTCCAATAAAGAGGCGGGTCATGAAAATGGCATTGTTGCATCTGTCATGGACTATGCTCCCGCAAACATTGCCCCGGACAAAGAGAGTCAAGGTTTATATTACACGACGACCCTCGGCCCTTATGACGAATGGGCGATCGAATATGGATACAAAGTTGATGCGGATGATAAAGAACTTCCTAAAATTGCAGCTCGCGGTCACGAGGAAGGACTCGAATACGCGACCGACGAAGATACAACTTATTACAACTCTGACCCGTTGACCAACCGGTTTGACCTGGGTAAAGACCCCTTGCAATACGTGACTCGCCAGATGAAATTGACGAGTGACCTGATCCCCAAGGTGATTGAACGGGCTTCGGAAGATGGTGAGAGCTATCAGCGTGTGCGGACAGCATTTAATATGCTCTTCAGTGAGTACTGGAGGTCAGCTATTTTCGCCGCTCGTTACGTCGGTGGCATATATGTTCATCGCGATCACAAAGGGGATTCGGAACGACCACCATTTAAAGTGGTAGAGGCAGAGAAACAGCGAGAGGCAATGGCACTCCTGATGGAGTCCGTTTTCGATTCGCCTACCTATGATTCAAAAGTACTCAACTATCTGGGACCAAGTCGCTGGCGACATTGGGGAACGAATGATTTGAATCGTCTCGATTACCCTATTCATGATCAGGTTGCCGTGATGCAGAAGCAAATTCTGATGCACCTGCTCGGGGGCTTAACCCTTTCTCGACTTTACGAAAATGAGACAAAGGTTGCCCCGGAAGAGGCGATCTATTCTGTTTCCGAACATTTACAGCTAATGGTGGATGGAATCTTTTCGGAATGGAAAGCTGCCGAAGCGGAAGGCGAGTTCAACATTCGCGCTCCTTACATCGATAGCTTCCGTCGGAATATTCAACGACAGACGTTGAAGGAACTGATTTATCTGGTGAACCAGGGACTTGAAACTCCAGATGAGACTCTTTCCGATTTCATGGAACGACTTTCGTTCGCTTCTGAAGTTCCAGAAGAGGCGAGGACGTTAGCACGTATTCATCTACAAAAACTGGATGAGCAAATCACGGCAACGCTCGGCAACGACAAGCTGAAGCTGGATGATTACAGCCGTGCCCATTTACAGGACTC